The following are encoded together in the Rhizoctonia solani chromosome 10, complete sequence genome:
- a CDS encoding Cyclin, N-terminal domain, producing the protein MMGWYSGSCSSMASSRKRAFGDSEDKVNLDLTRSVSHTDKEHIKALPDPTTDFSVETCPVGISDTLDANPRPSALAPPPGLVHSKALIKSQIPPRPKPPVPSDYFVYPKRSWRSMSKVHIRIHILDRYGARQRYITAYQEWEEKHNKWVFGIYYLVRTVTKFQRQNMGTEAGAEPIVEMTRAVQEDVGERTTTATDVLGDLDVDMQTALTVLQEMPKSTNLIVSNGGGFKLHSKIAQIRARMNVAQCRFWRGWTVKAKEHLDPEARVLGDAMVHQTLLSGQGECSMSNSEEEDDDVEETGLSPSWRIYSDQCECGYAGCHCRTWTKWWDKTLQMLKHVMLGNVLGGPPVRCVRLSIGGRHELVEQDPPVRSLHQIKSSRVKKLAWSYKEFENLKANPPRYYLTRVTGPTLETQDNEKIITLGMQRETRGLLQMNSEDYTSQCPNALAEYPPACTETMCQKTERYLPQSVLPSAQWPSRNRALQLVAYIQYTYRLPSEIFSLAINLLDRYTTRCEQVAQLNGPHWDLLGFTCLWLAWKYENYTSVPPLDDIITYCPLQRLVRSDVIHSEWAIRNTIGIDLSYTSPLPMMRLSLTARECTKETRYIAKFLAESSALMPQLMRCPPFAIGLTVAWLACLLSDVPLADHISQNAHDGGVEIYNIAMRVTTGILNMPQSIERPREQALFYKWTLPIVNNVAGWCRSVFASVWPDWANDNDTLPYPQERIPELRAMGRSRPFKLVPGPSPGHALFEE; encoded by the exons ATGATGGGCTGGTATAGTGGGTCCTG CTCCAGTATGGCATCTTCTCGCAAGCGGGCCTTCGGTGATAGCGAAGACAAGGTAAACTTGGATCTTACTCGTTCTGTTTCCCATACTGATAAAGAGCATATCAAGGCACTTCCGGATCCCACTACAGATTTTTCGGTGGAAACATGCCCAGTTGGGATATCGGATACTTTAGATGCCAACCCTCGCCCTTCAGCCCTCGCCCCGCCACCCGGACTTGTCCATTCTAAGGCTCTCATAAAATCTCAGATTCCTCCGCGTCCCAAGCCTCCAGTACCGTCGGACTATTTTGTCTATCCCAAACGCAGCTGGCGCTCAATGTCAAAGGTGCATATCCGAATACATATATTGGATCGGTATGGTGCAAGGCAACGCTACATTACTGCTTACCAGGAGTGGGAGGAGAAACACAACAAATGGGTGTTTGGGATATACTACCTGGTGCGGACTGTCACCAAGTTTCAGCGCCAAAATATGGGGACAGAGGCGGGCGCCGAACCTATAGTGGAGATGACTCGAGCTGTGCAGGAGGATGTTGGAGAGAGAACGACTACGGCAACTGACGTGCTTGGAGATTTGGACGTGGACATGCAGACCGCTTTGACTGTTCTTCAGGAGATGCCGAAGTCGACGAACTTGATCGTGTCAAACGGTGGTGGATTCAAACTACACAGCAAAATCGCCCAAATAAGAGCAAGAATGAATGTAGCTCAGTGCAGATTTTGGCGCGGCTGGACCGTCAAGGCAAAGGAACATTTGGATCCGGAGGCCCGGGTTCTCGGGGACGCCATGGTACACCAGAC TTTGCTCTCTGGCCAAGGAGAATGCTCTATGAGCAACAgtgaggaagaagacgatGACGTGGAGGAAACAGGGCTTTCCCCgtcttggcgcatatattctgatcaATGCGAGTGTGGATATGCAGGGTGTCATTGTCGAACCTGGACGAAATGGTGGGACAAGACCCTTCAGATGCTCAA GCATGTCATGTTGGGAAATGTGCTTGGGGGCCCTCCTGTCCGGTGTGTTAGATTGAGTATTGGGGGTCGGCATGAGCTTGTTGAACAAGATCCTCCGGTTCGATCGCTTCATCAAATCAAGAGCTCGAGGGTGAAGAAATTGGCATGGAGCTATAAGGAGTTTGAAAATCTTAAAGCCAACCCTCC CCGTTATTACTTGACACGAGTTACAGGACCCACGCTCGAAACCCAAGACAATGAAAAAATAATCACTCTGGGCATGCAGCGAGAAACCCGGGGCCTTTTGCAAATGAACTCGGAAGACTACACCAGCCAATGCCCGAACGCACTGGCTGAATATCCCCCAGCATGTACTGAGACTATGTGCCAGAAAACAGAG CGGTACCTGCCCCAGTCAGTACTGCCAAGTGCCCAGTGGCCATCCCGGAATCGCGCATTACAATTAGTTGCTTACATTCAATATACGTATCGGCTTCCGTCTGAAATATTCTCCTTGGCGATCAATTTACTCGACCGCTACACCACCCGCTGCGAACAGGTAGCGCAATTGAATGGCCCCCATTGGGATCTACTTGGCTTTACTTGCCTCTGGTTGGCTTGGAAATACGAAAACTACACCTCGGTCCCTCCGCTTGATGATATTATCACATACTGCCCACTTCAACGATTGGTCCGGTCCGATGTTATACATTCCGAATGGGCGATTCGCAACACGATTGGCATTGACCTATCTTACACCAGCCCTCTACCCATGATGCGCCTTAGTTTAACAGCGCGCGAATGTACAAAAGAAACAAGATACATAGCGAAATTCCTTGCAGAAAGCTCAGCTTTGATGCCCCAACTTATGCGTTGCCCACCGTTCGCGATTGGGCTTACTGTGGCTTGGTTGGCTTGCTTGCTGAGCGATGTGCCCCTCGCC GATCATATCTCCCAGAACGCTCACGATGGAGGCGTCGAAATCTACAATATCGCTATGCGTGTGACCACGGGCATCTTGAATATGCCCCAATCCATCGAGAGGCCTCGTGAACAAGCTCTATTTTACAAGTGGACGTTACCTATCGTAAACAACGTTGCTGGGTGGTGTCGTTCTGTTTTCGCTTCTGTGTGGCCTGATTGGGCGAACGATAATGACACCTTGCCCTACCCGCAAGAACGCATACCTGAGCTTAGAGCCATGGGTCGATCTAGGCCATTCAAACTTGTCCCTGGCCCATCTCCCGGACACGCACTTTTCGAAGAATAA